A region from the Acyrthosiphon pisum isolate AL4f chromosome A1, pea_aphid_22Mar2018_4r6ur, whole genome shotgun sequence genome encodes:
- the LOC100167180 gene encoding 3-ketoacyl-CoA thiolase, mitochondrial yields MALAKGVFIVAAKRTPFGSYGGKFVKTSSTELQIVAAKAALAAGNVDPKIVDSVIIGNVLMNSSSDGAFLPRHVLLHCGIPLDRHALGVNRLCGSGFQSIVNGAQSIMCGESNVVLTGGVDSMSQSPHVVRNARFGIPLGASYVFEDSLWTGLTDTYCKLPMALTAEKLAEVYKITRQGVDEFALRSQTLWKKAQDNNVFSAELAPVTIKVKRADVVVDVDEHPKPKTTLETLGKLPTVFKKDGVVTAGSASGICDGAGAVILASEEALKKHSLTPLARLVGYSVVGVDPSIMGIGPAPSISKLLSLSGKTLNDIDLVEINEAFGAQTLACQKELKLDIEKLNVNGGAIAIGHPLAASGARITSHLVHELIRKNLKYGIGSACIGGGQGIALLVEKV; encoded by the exons ATGGCTTTGGCAAAAG GTGTTTTTATTGTGGCTGCTAAGAGAACTCCTTTTGGTTCATACGGTGGTAAGTTTGTGAAAACTTCATCTACTGAACTGCAAATAGTAGCTGCAAAAGCTGCACTCGCAGCTGGTAATGTAGACCCTAAAATTGTTGATTCAGTTATAATTGGAAATGTTTTAATG AACTCGTCTTCAGATGGTGCATTTTTACCAAGACATGTATTACTCCATTGTGGAATCCCACTAGATCGTCATGCATTAGGTGTCAACAGATTGTGTGGATCTGGATTCCAGTCCATTGTTAACGGAGCACAG agTATCATGTGTGGTGAATCTAATGTTGTATTGACTGGAGGAGTAGACAGCATGAGTCAGTCCCCACATGTTGTTCGTAATGCCCGTTTTGGTATACCCCTCGGAGCATCCTATGTCTTTGAAGACAGTCTGTGGACTGGATTAACTGATACATATTGTAAATTGCCAATGGCCTTGACTGCAGAAAAATTAGCTGAAGTGTACAAAATCACCAGACAAGGAGTAGACGAATTTGCTTTGCGTTCACAAACGCTATGGAAAAaag caCAAGATAACAATGTATTCAGTGCTGAATTAGCTCCTGTGACCATAAAAGTGAAAAGAGCAGATGTAGTTGTTGATGTTGATGAACACCCAAAGCCAAAGACTACTCTTGAAACATTAGGAAAATTGCCTACAGTTTTTAAAAAGGACGGAGTTGTAACTGCTGGTTCAGCATCT gGTATATGTGATGGTGCAGGAGCTGTCATATTAGCTAGTGAAGAAGCATTGAAAAAACATTCACTGACTCCATTGGCAAGATTAGTTGGTTACTCAGTAGTAGGTGTTGACCCAAGCATAATGGGTATTGGCCCAGCTCcatcaatttcaaaattattgagcCTTTCTGGAAAAACCCTTAATGATATTGATTTAGTtgag attAATGAGGCATTTGGAGCTCAAACTCTTGCTTGCCAAAAAGAATTGAAACTTGACATTGAAAAGCTTAATGTTAATGGTGGTGCTATTGCAATCGGGCATCCATTGGCAGCATCAGGAGCCAGAATTACTAGTCATCTTGTCCATGAACTAAT tcgtaaaaatcttaaatatggaATTGGTTCTGCTTGTATTGGAGGAGGTCAAGGTATAGCTCTCTTGGTTGAGAAAGtataa